The Oxalobacteraceae bacterium OTU3CINTB1 genome includes a window with the following:
- a CDS encoding TetR/AcrR family transcriptional regulator → MRAQFDLEQFQSMTPLDGVNIWSYLLDRNAERITVKRRKPALENLERIFNATFKLANEVGFRAMNLRDLCHETGLSMGGLYGYISNKDQLAEMIEDVVRHATHEMPRLFDDLAEPLDKLEALIRASIYVSEILQPWFYFVFMDSRVLQAQHRHTAKASELYVQSLFADVIAQIPGRPPGSADLVAAHIMATFQDWYVKRWKYRAANVTPDMFADSAVRMMRGYLSA, encoded by the coding sequence TTGCGGGCACAATTCGACTTGGAACAATTCCAGAGCATGACGCCGCTCGACGGCGTTAATATCTGGTCTTATCTGCTGGACCGCAATGCCGAGCGCATCACGGTGAAACGCCGCAAACCGGCACTGGAAAACCTCGAACGCATCTTCAACGCCACCTTCAAGCTGGCCAACGAGGTCGGCTTCCGCGCGATGAATTTGCGCGACCTGTGCCACGAGACCGGCCTGTCGATGGGCGGCCTGTACGGTTATATCAGCAACAAGGATCAACTGGCCGAGATGATCGAGGACGTGGTGCGCCACGCGACCCACGAGATGCCGCGCCTGTTCGACGACCTGGCCGAGCCGCTCGACAAGCTCGAGGCGCTGATCCGTGCGTCGATCTATGTGTCCGAGATTTTGCAGCCGTGGTTTTACTTCGTTTTCATGGATTCGCGCGTGCTGCAGGCGCAGCACCGGCACACGGCCAAAGCGTCGGAGCTGTACGTGCAGTCGCTGTTCGCCGACGTCATCGCGCAGATTCCGGGCCGCCCGCCGGGCAGCGCGGACCTGGTCGCGGCCCACATCATGGCCACCTTCCAAGACTGGTACGTCAAGCGCTGGAAGTACCGCGCCGCCAATGTCACGCCCGACATGTTCGCCGACAGCGCCGTGCGGATGATGCGCGGCTATCTGTCGGCCTGA
- a CDS encoding GGDEF domain-containing protein — protein MLHLETLLLVHLCVTLLTTALVAASANYADSPPELRWWAAGNVCVSAGVVVTLLETLPALLTSVAGYGIIAFGLALVLRGLRVYGAATLSWPMIALITGLALLVPGYYTLVEPSRCARLVFSGFYFGLLNLWCAAAIARHGGWRVDCIGVTGFVALGCALLLRGTHMLLDTDLSDPTNALMMGVTALVIPLAQICISFGLIVMVMRRYAERLRRLSTLDTLTGTLNRAGLELQGKRVALRAQRGGRSLAVVMIDADHFKAINDSHGHLVGDEVLRHLSALLRMELRPHDVLARFGGEEFVLVLDDLNLADALRLAERLRAGIELTVVSTGDVTVRFTASLGVACSDQHGYDLIRLISAGDAALYEAKRAGRNRVTAG, from the coding sequence GTGCTTCATCTCGAAACCCTGTTACTGGTCCATTTGTGCGTAACCCTGCTGACCACGGCGTTGGTTGCCGCGTCCGCCAACTACGCGGACAGCCCGCCCGAGTTGCGCTGGTGGGCGGCGGGCAATGTCTGCGTGTCGGCGGGCGTGGTCGTGACGCTGCTGGAGACGTTGCCGGCGCTGCTCACCAGCGTGGCCGGCTACGGCATCATCGCTTTCGGGCTGGCGTTGGTGCTGCGCGGCCTGCGCGTGTACGGCGCGGCCACCTTGTCGTGGCCGATGATCGCGCTCATCACCGGCCTCGCGCTGCTGGTTCCTGGTTACTACACCTTGGTCGAACCCAGCCGTTGCGCGCGGCTGGTGTTCAGCGGCTTCTATTTCGGCCTGCTCAATTTGTGGTGCGCCGCCGCCATCGCGCGCCATGGCGGCTGGCGTGTCGATTGCATCGGCGTGACCGGCTTTGTTGCGCTCGGCTGTGCGCTGCTGCTGCGCGGTACGCACATGCTGCTGGATACCGATTTGTCCGATCCGACCAACGCGCTGATGATGGGGGTGACGGCTTTGGTGATCCCGCTGGCGCAAATCTGCATCTCGTTCGGGCTGATCGTGATGGTGATGCGGCGTTACGCCGAGCGCCTGCGCCGGCTGTCGACGCTCGACACCTTGACCGGCACGCTCAACCGCGCCGGCCTGGAGCTGCAGGGCAAGCGGGTGGCGCTGCGCGCCCAGCGCGGCGGGCGCAGCCTGGCGGTGGTGATGATCGATGCCGATCATTTCAAGGCGATCAACGATAGCCACGGCCACCTGGTCGGCGACGAGGTGTTGCGCCATTTGTCGGCCTTGCTGAGGATGGAGTTGCGGCCACATGATGTGCTGGCGCGCTTCGGCGGCGAGGAGTTCGTGCTGGTGCTCGATGATTTGAACCTGGCCGACGCGTTGCGGCTGGCCGAACGTTTGCGGGCGGGCATCGAGCTGACCGTGGTGTCGACCGGCGATGTGACGGTGCGCTTCACCGCCAGCCTTGGCGTGGCTTGCTCGGATCAGCATGGCTACGACCTGATCCGGCTGATCTCGGCCGGCGACGCAGCCTTATACGAGGCCAAGCGGGCCGGGCGCAATCGCGTGACCGCCGGTTAA
- a CDS encoding 5'-nucleotidase, producing the protein MAYPIEHKLVIGIASSALFDLTESHKIYLEGGAEEYRKYQEQHIDVILGKGVAFPFIRRFLGINKHYAQSSPVEVVLLSRNSPETGLRVMNSIAHYNLDISRACFVTGKSPYTYLPAFNTSLFLSANEEDVRNALEANYPAGLVLPSRTEDDDDDTELRVAFDFDGVIADDESETVFKRNNDVDEFHAHERERVAIPHQPGPLADLFQKLSLMQRLEERAQRRDPGYKKILRIAIITARSAPSHERVVTTLKSWGVSANETFFLGGMEKSRVLAIFKPHIFFDDQLSHLKSVGGNIPMVHVPFGVANRPPKLAI; encoded by the coding sequence ATGGCTTACCCAATTGAGCACAAACTGGTCATCGGCATCGCTTCCAGCGCGCTGTTCGACCTCACCGAATCCCACAAGATCTATCTGGAGGGCGGCGCCGAGGAATACCGAAAGTATCAGGAGCAGCATATAGACGTAATACTGGGCAAGGGTGTGGCTTTTCCGTTCATCCGGCGCTTTCTCGGCATTAACAAACACTATGCGCAATCGTCGCCTGTCGAGGTCGTCCTGCTGTCGCGCAACTCGCCCGAGACCGGCCTGCGCGTGATGAATTCGATCGCCCACTACAACCTCGACATCTCGCGCGCCTGCTTCGTCACCGGCAAGTCGCCGTACACCTACCTGCCCGCCTTTAACACCTCGCTGTTTCTCAGCGCCAACGAGGAAGACGTGCGCAACGCGCTCGAGGCCAATTATCCGGCCGGGCTGGTGCTGCCCTCGCGCACCGAGGACGACGATGACGATACCGAACTGCGCGTGGCCTTCGACTTCGACGGCGTGATCGCCGACGACGAATCCGAAACCGTCTTCAAGCGCAACAACGACGTCGACGAATTCCACGCCCACGAGCGCGAGCGGGTGGCAATCCCGCACCAGCCGGGGCCGCTGGCCGACCTGTTCCAGAAGCTGTCGCTGATGCAGCGGCTGGAGGAACGGGCGCAGCGGCGCGATCCCGGCTATAAAAAGATCCTGCGCATCGCCATCATCACGGCGCGCAGCGCGCCCTCGCACGAGCGCGTCGTCACCACGCTCAAAAGCTGGGGCGTATCGGCCAACGAGACGTTTTTCCTCGGCGGCATGGAGAAATCGCGGGTGCTGGCCATCTTCAAGCCGCACATCTTCTTCGACGACCAGCTGAGTCATTTGAAGTCGGTCGGCGGCAACATCCCGATGGTGCACGTGCCGTTCGGCGTGGCCAACCGGCCGCCCAAGCTGGCCATCTGA